The following proteins are co-located in the Komagataeibacter sp. FNDCF1 genome:
- a CDS encoding type I restriction endonuclease subunit R has product MPEQTTSIAETNRFIVLDKYVRAWEVADSYQSEADLEREFVQDLHDQGYEYLPDLKSTSAMLANIRVQLQTLNDVQFTDKEWVRFVETYLDRPSDTATDKTRKIHDDYIFDFVFDDGRIQNIYLVDKANVCRNKVQVIKQFEQTGTHANRYDVTILVNGLPLVQVELKKRGVAIREAFNQIHRYSKESFNSDNSLFKYLQIFVISNGTDTRYFANTTKRDKNSFDFTMNWAQADNSLIRDLKDFTATFFEKRTLLNVLLNYSVFDVSDTLLVMRPYQIAATERILRKIKSSFEGKTLSKPESGGYIWHTTGSGKTLTSFKAARLATQLDFIDKVFFVVDRKDLDFQTMKEYQRFSPDSVNGSDSTAGLKRNLSKDDNKIIVTTIQKLNNLMKSAGDLPVYTQRVVFIFDECHRSQFGEAQKNLKRKFKQFCQFGFTGTPIFSENASGAETTASIFGSELHSYVITDAIRDQKVLKFKVDYNDVRPQFKAIETEQDEKKLTAAENQQALQHPARISEISQYILDNFRRKTHRLYGDNKGFNAMFAVSSVDAAKLYYEKLNALQDGSDKPLKIATIFSFADNEEQDAIGDIPDESFEVSALNSSAKEFLNAAITDYNAYFRTNFSADSKGFQNYYRDLAKRVKSKEVDLLIVVGMFLTGFDAQTLNTLFVDKNLRFHGLIQAYSRTNRIYDATKSFGNIVTFRDLEEATVKAITLFGNANTKNVVLEKSYSEYMEGFTDQTTGEARRGFIDVVRELKERFPDPTAIEKEADKKAFAKLFGEYLRIENILQNYDEFSNLKELQEIDESDVEAMGAFKERCHLSDDDVDELKSIEMPTDRKVQDYRSTYNDIRDWLRREKASAEQGESTIDWEDVVFEVDLLKSQEINLDYILELIFEHNKKTKSKSELVSEVRRVIRASIGNRAKESLIVDFINQTNLDELRDKAGVIEAFFAFAQAERCREAKELITDEKLNAEAAKRYIATSIKREYASENGTELNSILPKMSPLNPKYLTKKRDVFQRISAFVEKFKGVGGKI; this is encoded by the coding sequence ATGCCTGAGCAGACGACGTCGATCGCCGAGACTAATCGCTTTATCGTTCTCGATAAATATGTGCGCGCCTGGGAGGTGGCTGACAGCTATCAGTCTGAGGCCGACTTGGAGCGCGAGTTTGTTCAGGACCTGCACGATCAAGGCTATGAGTATCTGCCTGACCTTAAATCAACCAGCGCCATGCTAGCGAATATTCGCGTTCAGCTGCAAACTCTCAACGATGTTCAATTTACAGATAAGGAATGGGTGCGCTTCGTTGAGACCTACCTGGATCGACCCAGCGACACTGCCACGGACAAGACCCGCAAGATCCACGACGACTACATCTTTGACTTCGTCTTCGATGATGGTCGTATCCAAAATATCTATCTGGTTGATAAGGCCAATGTCTGCCGCAACAAGGTTCAGGTCATCAAGCAGTTCGAGCAAACAGGCACTCATGCGAACCGCTATGATGTGACCATTCTGGTGAACGGACTGCCGCTGGTGCAAGTCGAGCTGAAAAAGCGCGGCGTCGCCATTCGGGAAGCGTTCAACCAGATCCACCGTTACAGCAAAGAAAGCTTCAACTCGGACAATTCGCTCTTTAAGTACCTTCAGATCTTCGTAATCTCGAACGGTACGGATACGCGCTATTTTGCCAACACGACCAAGCGCGACAAGAACAGCTTTGACTTCACGATGAACTGGGCGCAGGCTGATAACAGCTTGATCCGGGACCTGAAGGATTTTACGGCGACCTTCTTTGAGAAGCGCACGTTGTTGAACGTGTTGTTGAACTATTCCGTTTTCGATGTTAGCGACACGCTGCTGGTGATGCGCCCCTATCAGATCGCGGCGACTGAACGAATCTTACGAAAGATCAAAAGCTCGTTCGAAGGCAAGACGCTTAGTAAGCCGGAAAGTGGCGGATATATCTGGCACACTACAGGCTCAGGCAAAACGCTGACCAGCTTCAAGGCGGCCCGCCTTGCCACGCAGCTCGACTTCATCGACAAGGTCTTTTTCGTGGTCGACCGCAAGGACCTCGATTTCCAAACGATGAAGGAATATCAGCGCTTTTCGCCGGACAGCGTCAATGGATCGGACAGTACAGCCGGGTTGAAGCGAAACCTCTCCAAGGACGATAACAAGATTATCGTCACGACCATCCAGAAGCTCAACAATCTGATGAAGAGCGCAGGGGACCTGCCGGTCTATACCCAGCGCGTCGTCTTCATTTTCGACGAGTGCCATCGCAGCCAGTTTGGTGAGGCACAGAAGAACCTCAAGCGGAAGTTCAAACAGTTCTGCCAGTTCGGCTTCACCGGCACGCCGATCTTTTCGGAAAATGCTTCGGGTGCGGAGACGACGGCCAGCATATTCGGAAGCGAACTTCATTCCTATGTGATCACCGACGCGATCCGCGACCAAAAGGTGCTAAAGTTCAAAGTCGACTACAACGATGTGCGCCCGCAGTTCAAAGCGATTGAAACCGAACAGGACGAAAAGAAGCTGACCGCCGCTGAAAACCAGCAAGCTCTTCAGCACCCAGCACGAATCTCTGAAATTTCTCAGTACATTCTCGATAACTTCCGCCGCAAGACGCATCGTCTTTATGGAGACAATAAGGGCTTCAATGCCATGTTCGCGGTGAGCAGTGTTGATGCAGCTAAGCTCTATTATGAAAAGCTGAATGCGCTTCAGGACGGTAGCGACAAGCCGTTGAAGATCGCGACCATCTTTTCATTTGCCGACAACGAAGAACAGGATGCGATTGGCGACATTCCTGACGAGAGTTTTGAGGTTTCAGCGCTGAATAGCAGCGCCAAGGAATTCCTGAACGCTGCGATCACGGACTACAACGCCTATTTCCGAACGAATTTCAGCGCAGATAGTAAGGGCTTCCAGAATTATTACCGGGATCTGGCGAAACGGGTGAAGTCCAAGGAAGTTGACCTGCTCATTGTGGTTGGCATGTTCCTGACCGGCTTCGACGCGCAAACCCTGAACACGCTGTTCGTCGACAAGAATTTGCGTTTTCACGGTCTTATACAAGCCTACTCCCGTACCAACCGCATTTATGATGCGACCAAGTCCTTCGGCAACATCGTTACCTTCCGCGACTTGGAAGAGGCGACCGTCAAGGCAATCACACTCTTTGGCAACGCCAATACCAAGAATGTTGTTCTGGAGAAAAGCTACTCAGAATACATGGAAGGTTTTACGGACCAGACGACAGGCGAGGCAAGGCGAGGCTTTATCGATGTCGTCCGTGAGTTGAAAGAGCGTTTCCCGGATCCCACTGCCATCGAAAAGGAAGCGGACAAAAAGGCCTTTGCAAAGCTGTTCGGCGAGTATCTCCGTATTGAGAATATCCTTCAGAATTATGATGAGTTCTCCAACCTAAAAGAACTTCAGGAGATCGACGAGAGTGACGTGGAAGCGATGGGCGCGTTCAAGGAGCGGTGTCATTTAAGTGATGATGACGTTGACGAGCTCAAAAGCATCGAAATGCCCACTGATCGAAAGGTCCAGGATTACCGTTCGACCTACAATGATATTCGGGATTGGCTTCGCCGTGAAAAGGCTAGCGCCGAGCAGGGTGAGTCAACGATCGACTGGGAGGATGTCGTCTTTGAGGTCGACCTCTTGAAGTCCCAGGAAATAAATCTGGATTACATCCTTGAGCTAATCTTCGAGCACAACAAAAAAACGAAGAGCAAGTCAGAGCTCGTTAGCGAAGTTCGTCGTGTCATTCGTGCCAGTATTGGCAACCGCGCGAAAGAAAGCCTCATTGTGGATTTCATCAATCAGACAAACCTAGACGAACTGAGGGACAAGGCAGGGGTAATTGAGGCTTTTTTTGCCTTCGCACAAGCCGAACGATGCCGGGAAGCGAAAGAATTGATAACCGATGAAAAATTGAACGCGGAGGCCGCCAAGCGCTATATTGCAACGTCGATCAAGCGTGAATATGCGAGCGAAAATGGCACAGAGTTGAACTCGATCCTTCCAAAAATGAGCCCGCTCAATCCAAAATACCTGACCAAAAAAAGAGATGTGTTCCAGCGCATCTCTGCGTTCGTTGAAAAGTTTAAGGGTGTGGGCGGAAAAATTTAG
- the spt gene encoding serine palmitoyltransferase has product MSIFSKYEGLATALASVTAGGGRNPFNVVIEKPVSSTVGVIEGRETLLFGTNNYLGLSQSPAAIDAAVQAARAYGVGTTGSRIANGTQGLHRQLEERLCAFFRRQHCMVFSTGYQANLGTISALAGKDDYLLLDADSHASIYDGSRLGHAQVIRFRHNDADDLHKRLRRLDGTPGAKLVVVEGIYSMMGDVVPMAEFAAVKRETGAWLLADEAHSVGVMGEYGRGVAEADGVEDDVDFVVGTFSKSLGTVGGYCVSNHAGLDLIRLCSRPYMFTASLPPEVIAATMAALDELEKHPELRVRLMDNARRLHAGLQAAGLRTGPQASPVVSVILDEVPMAVAFWNRLLDLGVYVNLSLPPATPDQHPLLRTSVMATHTPEQVDRAVEIFATVANEMGISRAA; this is encoded by the coding sequence ATGTCAATTTTCTCCAAATACGAAGGCCTGGCCACCGCTCTGGCAAGCGTGACCGCTGGCGGCGGGCGCAACCCCTTCAACGTGGTGATCGAAAAACCGGTCTCATCCACGGTCGGGGTGATCGAAGGGCGCGAGACGCTGCTGTTCGGCACCAACAACTATCTTGGCCTGAGCCAGTCCCCGGCGGCAATCGATGCCGCGGTGCAGGCAGCCAGGGCCTATGGCGTGGGCACCACGGGTTCGCGCATCGCCAATGGCACGCAGGGACTGCACCGGCAGTTGGAGGAACGGCTGTGCGCGTTCTTCCGCCGTCAGCACTGCATGGTGTTTTCCACTGGCTACCAGGCCAATCTCGGCACGATTTCGGCGCTGGCGGGCAAGGATGACTATCTTCTGCTTGATGCGGACAGCCATGCCAGCATCTATGATGGCAGCCGTCTTGGCCATGCGCAAGTCATCCGTTTCCGCCATAATGACGCCGATGACCTGCACAAGCGCCTGCGCCGCCTGGACGGCACGCCGGGGGCGAAGCTGGTGGTCGTGGAAGGCATCTATTCCATGATGGGCGATGTGGTGCCCATGGCGGAATTCGCTGCCGTCAAGCGCGAGACCGGGGCCTGGCTGCTGGCCGATGAAGCCCATTCGGTGGGCGTGATGGGCGAGTATGGCCGTGGCGTGGCGGAAGCCGATGGCGTGGAAGATGATGTGGACTTTGTGGTCGGCACCTTTTCCAAGAGCCTTGGCACCGTTGGCGGCTACTGTGTGTCCAACCATGCGGGGCTGGACCTGATCCGCCTGTGTTCGCGTCCCTACATGTTCACCGCCTCCCTGCCGCCGGAAGTGATTGCCGCGACCATGGCGGCGCTGGATGAACTGGAGAAACACCCGGAACTGCGCGTGCGCCTGATGGACAACGCACGCAGACTGCATGCGGGCCTTCAGGCCGCCGGCCTGCGCACCGGACCGCAGGCCAGCCCGGTTGTCTCCGTCATTCTGGATGAAGTTCCCATGGCGGTGGCATTCTGGAACCGGCTGCTTGACCTTGGGGTTTATGTCAATCTCAGCCTGCCGCCCGCAACGCCTGACCAGCATCCCCTGCTGCGTACCTCCGTCATGGCAACGCATACACCGGAGCAGGTCGACAGGGCGGTGGAAATATTCGCCACCGTCGCGAATGAGATGGGGATCAGCCGCGCCGCCTGA
- a CDS encoding restriction endonuclease subunit S, with translation MSAAGFLEKLLDGAEVVWVPLGDESFFEIANTARRPVKASLRAAGEIPYYGANNIQDYVDGHTHNGEYVLIAEDGSASLENYSIQYVQGKFWANNHVHVVRGADGVDTRFLFHYLTTANFLPFLSSKGRAKLTKGNLIQITVPIPCPDDPEKSLSIQGEIVRILDSFTELTTELTTELTAELTQRKKQYNHYREQLLTFDDGEVKYLPMGDERVGKFIRGGGLQKKDFISSGVGCIHYGQIYTHYGTHTGRTKSYVSENFARKARMAKPGNLVIATTSENDDDVCKAVAWLGDQDIAVSSDACFYAHKLNPKFVSYFFQTEQFQLQKRPYITGTKVRRVNADNLAKILIPIPSLGEQARIAAILDKFDTLTTSLTEGLSREIELREKQYAYYRDQLLSFPKPDAGAA, from the coding sequence ATGAGCGCGGCGGGGTTTCTGGAGAAGCTTCTGGATGGGGCTGAGGTAGTGTGGGTGCCTTTGGGAGATGAAAGCTTTTTCGAGATCGCCAATACCGCACGCAGGCCGGTCAAAGCCTCTTTGCGCGCAGCTGGAGAAATCCCCTACTACGGCGCGAACAACATTCAGGACTACGTCGACGGCCATACGCACAACGGCGAATACGTCCTTATCGCTGAAGATGGTTCAGCAAGTCTCGAAAATTACTCGATCCAATATGTTCAGGGGAAATTCTGGGCCAACAACCATGTTCACGTTGTGAGGGGAGCCGACGGAGTCGATACGCGGTTTCTATTCCACTATTTGACGACGGCCAACTTCCTCCCGTTCCTATCGAGCAAAGGACGGGCAAAGCTGACAAAGGGAAATTTGATTCAAATCACGGTCCCTATCCCATGCCCTGATGATCCGGAGAAGTCGCTGTCGATACAGGGGGAAATTGTCCGGATACTCGACAGCTTCACTGAGCTTACCACTGAACTTACTACTGAGCTTACCGCCGAGCTTACCCAGCGCAAAAAGCAATACAACCATTACCGCGAACAACTTCTGACTTTCGATGACGGTGAGGTGAAGTATTTGCCAATGGGTGATGAGCGAGTGGGAAAATTCATTCGCGGCGGCGGACTGCAAAAGAAGGATTTCATCAGTTCAGGCGTCGGCTGCATTCACTATGGTCAGATTTATACGCACTATGGAACTCATACCGGCAGAACCAAAAGCTATGTTTCGGAAAACTTTGCTCGCAAAGCTCGCATGGCGAAACCTGGAAATCTGGTAATCGCAACCACAAGTGAAAATGATGACGATGTTTGCAAGGCTGTCGCTTGGTTAGGTGATCAAGACATCGCAGTTAGTAGCGACGCTTGCTTTTATGCACACAAATTGAACCCTAAATTTGTTTCGTACTTCTTCCAAACCGAACAGTTTCAATTACAGAAAAGGCCTTATATTACTGGTACAAAAGTCAGACGCGTGAACGCCGATAACCTTGCCAAAATACTGATTCCCATACCCTCTTTGGGGGAACAAGCCCGTATCGCTGCCATCCTCGACAAGTTCGACACGCTAACCACCTCCCTGACCGAGGGCCTGTCCCGCGAAATCGAGTTGCGCGAAAAACAATATGCTTATTATCGCGATCAGCTGCTGAGTTTTCCCAAGCCTGACGCAGGGGCAGCGTAA
- a CDS encoding helix-turn-helix domain-containing protein produces MSIDEVAHYLSINRKTAWHFAVDSKLSGFRGGDTERFWRMDIEDWIKREASPKKDKKR; encoded by the coding sequence ATGAGCATTGATGAAGTCGCCCACTATCTCAGTATCAACAGGAAAACCGCTTGGCACTTTGCGGTCGACAGCAAACTGTCAGGCTTCCGCGGTGGTGACACCGAGCGGTTTTGGCGCATGGATATTGAGGACTGGATCAAGCGTGAAGCCAGTCCGAAGAAGGACAAAAAGAGATGA
- a CDS encoding sensor domain-containing protein, translating to MPHILFPYLAQPHQEFHSLPIALEMARLYPELTIHIASLTAERDSRIRSLSEFYPDARVVFDILKMPDWLRRHIQRHGPTPVSKIALLFLNRNYFNRFQAIVVPERTSLFLRRLGVRHPRLVWTRHGAGDRAIGFARDACKFDYILMAGHKVEARLLQSGALRHGRYTSGIYAKFDMVRRIHASNAPLFSNGRPTILYNPHFSQNLSSWSRFGIDILTYFARQTQYNLIFAPHYRLFDTNRAKGMKMLASFTNLPHMIIDLGSDRSVDMTYTLGSDLYLGDVSSQVSEFLIKPRPCLFLNAHGTHWQGDPNYQSWTLGEVMEGVDNLGMALDSAFLTHANFLDRQKEYIWETFGFAAPQDTAAKGAKSIIDFLRVIG from the coding sequence GTGCCCCATATCCTGTTCCCTTACCTTGCCCAGCCGCATCAGGAATTCCATTCGCTACCGATCGCGCTGGAAATGGCCCGACTTTATCCCGAACTGACGATTCATATTGCAAGCCTGACCGCCGAGCGCGATTCCCGTATCCGGAGCCTGTCGGAATTCTATCCTGACGCACGTGTTGTTTTTGATATCCTGAAGATGCCGGACTGGCTCCGTCGCCATATCCAGCGCCATGGCCCCACCCCTGTAAGCAAGATCGCCCTGCTTTTTCTGAACAGAAATTATTTCAACAGATTTCAGGCCATCGTGGTTCCCGAGCGTACATCCCTCTTCCTGCGCAGGCTGGGCGTCAGGCATCCGCGGCTTGTCTGGACCCGTCATGGTGCGGGGGACAGGGCCATAGGATTTGCACGGGATGCCTGCAAATTCGACTATATCCTTATGGCCGGCCATAAGGTCGAGGCGCGACTGCTCCAAAGCGGCGCCTTGCGTCACGGACGTTATACATCCGGCATATATGCGAAATTCGACATGGTTAGACGGATACATGCCAGTAACGCACCACTGTTCTCAAACGGCCGACCGACCATTCTTTACAATCCGCATTTCAGCCAGAACCTTTCCTCATGGTCGCGGTTCGGGATTGATATCCTGACGTATTTTGCCAGGCAGACACAGTACAACCTGATCTTTGCCCCGCATTACCGGCTGTTTGATACCAACCGCGCCAAAGGCATGAAAATGCTGGCATCTTTTACCAACCTGCCCCACATGATCATTGACCTGGGCAGCGACAGAAGCGTGGATATGACCTATACCCTGGGGTCTGATCTCTACCTTGGCGATGTCAGCAGCCAGGTCAGTGAGTTCCTTATAAAACCCAGACCCTGCCTGTTCCTTAACGCACACGGAACGCACTGGCAGGGGGACCCCAATTACCAGAGCTGGACGCTGGGCGAAGTAATGGAAGGCGTGGACAACCTGGGTATGGCCCTTGACAGTGCTTTCCTGACGCATGCAAATTTCCTTGATCGACAAAAAGAGTATATATGGGAGACCTTCGGGTTTGCGGCACCGCAGGATACGGCAGCCAAAGGCGCGAAATCGATCATTGACTTTTTGAGGGTAATTGGTTGA
- a CDS encoding type I restriction-modification system subunit M, with amino-acid sequence MTGQAQRAALQRKIWDIANDVRGSVDGWDFKQYVLGTLFYRFISENFAAYIEGGEEGIDYAALSDDVITDDIKDDAIKTKGYFIYPSQLFTNVADDANTNDSLNTDLAQIFAAIESSANGYPSEPDIRGLFADFDTTSARLGNTVTEKNSRLAKVLKRVAELDFGDFDNSQIDLFGDAYEFLISNYAANAGKSGGEFFTPQHVSKLIAQLAMHGQEKVNKIYDPACGSGSLLLQAKKQFDEHIIEEGFFGQEINHTTYNLARMNMFLHNINYDKFNIQRGDTLTQPHFQDEKPFDAIVSNPPYSVKWIGSDDPTLINDDRFAPAGVLAPKSKADFAFVLHALSYLSAKGRAAIICFPGIFYRDGAEKKIRQYLVDNNYVETVIALASNLFYGTTIAVTILILAKNKTDTAIQFIDASGEEFFKKATNTNLMTDKHIARVMEIFDRKEDVDHVAASVPYETIVERNYNLSVSSYVEPCDTREVIDINVLNDKISTTVERINWLRADIDAIIAEIEA; translated from the coding sequence ATGACCGGCCAAGCACAACGCGCAGCGCTACAACGGAAAATCTGGGACATCGCGAACGATGTGCGCGGCTCAGTCGATGGCTGGGACTTCAAGCAATATGTCCTCGGCACGCTCTTTTACCGCTTTATCAGCGAGAATTTCGCTGCGTATATCGAGGGGGGTGAAGAGGGCATCGATTATGCGGCTCTATCCGATGACGTCATCACTGATGACATTAAGGACGATGCCATCAAGACCAAGGGCTATTTCATCTACCCCAGCCAGCTGTTCACCAATGTGGCAGACGACGCCAACACGAATGACAGCCTGAACACCGATCTGGCGCAGATTTTTGCGGCTATTGAATCCTCGGCCAATGGCTATCCGTCTGAGCCGGATATCAGGGGCCTGTTCGCCGATTTCGACACGACCAGCGCGCGCCTCGGCAATACCGTCACGGAAAAGAATAGCCGATTAGCCAAGGTGCTTAAGCGCGTTGCGGAACTGGATTTCGGAGACTTCGACAACAGCCAGATTGACCTGTTCGGTGATGCCTATGAATTCCTGATCTCTAACTATGCCGCCAATGCGGGCAAGTCTGGCGGGGAGTTTTTCACTCCGCAACATGTCTCAAAGCTCATCGCGCAGCTTGCCATGCACGGGCAGGAAAAGGTCAACAAGATTTACGACCCGGCCTGCGGCTCCGGCTCACTGCTGCTGCAAGCCAAAAAGCAGTTCGATGAACACATCATTGAAGAGGGTTTCTTCGGGCAGGAGATCAATCACACGACCTATAACCTCGCCCGCATGAACATGTTCCTGCACAACATTAATTATGACAAGTTCAATATACAGCGTGGCGATACGCTCACCCAGCCGCATTTCCAGGACGAAAAGCCCTTTGATGCCATCGTTTCCAACCCGCCCTATTCGGTGAAGTGGATCGGCTCGGACGATCCGACTCTGATCAACGATGACCGCTTTGCTCCGGCGGGAGTGCTGGCGCCCAAATCAAAGGCCGATTTCGCCTTTGTACTCCATGCGCTCAGCTATCTCTCGGCCAAGGGTCGCGCGGCGATCATATGCTTCCCGGGGATCTTCTATCGCGACGGCGCAGAGAAGAAGATCCGTCAATATCTGGTCGATAACAACTATGTCGAGACGGTCATCGCGCTCGCCTCCAACCTTTTCTACGGAACGACCATCGCGGTAACGATCCTGATCCTCGCCAAGAACAAGACCGACACGGCCATCCAATTCATCGACGCCAGCGGGGAAGAATTCTTTAAGAAGGCCACCAACACCAATCTTATGACGGACAAACACATCGCGCGGGTGATGGAGATTTTTGATCGCAAGGAAGACGTCGATCATGTCGCCGCCTCTGTGCCGTATGAGACCATCGTGGAGCGCAACTATAACCTCTCGGTCAGCTCCTATGTCGAGCCGTGCGACACGCGCGAAGTGATCGACATCAATGTCCTCAATGACAAAATTAGCACGACAGTTGAGCGGATCAATTGGCTTCGTGCCGATATTGACGCCATCATTGCGGAGATCGAGGCATGA
- a CDS encoding acyl carrier protein, whose protein sequence is MSETVASVSALIVKTLLANPKVPRDINGSSKIVEDLAFDSLAVMNFVMEIEDTLDVSVPLDRLADIRTIDDLAACIVSLKQAS, encoded by the coding sequence ATGAGTGAAACGGTAGCGAGTGTCTCCGCGCTGATCGTGAAGACGCTGCTGGCGAACCCCAAGGTTCCCCGTGATATCAATGGCAGCAGCAAGATCGTGGAAGATCTGGCCTTTGATTCACTGGCCGTCATGAATTTTGTCATGGAAATCGAGGATACGCTCGACGTTTCCGTGCCGCTTGACCGGCTGGCTGATATCCGCACCATTGATGATCTGGCTGCCTGCATCGTCTCCCTCAAGCAGGCATCCTGA
- the tnpA gene encoding IS66-like element accessory protein TnpA has protein sequence MEAGERDRLAEASRIEIVSDRRRWHAPEFRARVVIASYESRRPVREVAAQYGVHPSLVFRWRREARAKAQGGTSFVPVMVAPAPQPQALERRSEQGTPPGRAVSVVFPDGVRLEFDTGLSADRLREIVGALRS, from the coding sequence ATGGAGGCAGGAGAGCGAGACAGGCTGGCGGAAGCCTCGCGGATCGAGATCGTTTCAGATCGCCGCCGCTGGCACGCCCCTGAATTTCGCGCGCGCGTGGTCATCGCGTCCTACGAGAGCCGGCGCCCCGTAAGGGAGGTGGCTGCACAGTATGGTGTTCATCCAAGCCTGGTGTTTCGGTGGCGGCGAGAGGCCCGGGCCAAAGCGCAGGGCGGAACATCGTTCGTGCCTGTCATGGTGGCTCCGGCACCTCAGCCGCAGGCATTGGAGCGTCGAAGCGAACAGGGAACGCCGCCTGGCCGAGCGGTCAGCGTGGTCTTTCCGGACGGTGTGCGGCTCGAATTCGACACGGGGCTGTCCGCTGATCGTCTGCGTGAGATTGTGGGCGCGCTGCGGTCATGA
- a CDS encoding fatty acyl-AMP ligase codes for MISLPTPSDSGLPRRYGNFPTFPAALDYAAQGKSGFNIYSGKGVLLEALPYSTLREQAIETGRRLLSLGLEPGDRVAIVAESDGDFARIFFGCQYAGLVPAPLPLPVAFGGREGYVATLRGMIAGAAASAVVIADIIAGWTDEITDGLELKFSGTPARLLETPVTVDSLPTVRPDDLSYLQFSSGSTRFPMGIAVTQRSGMANAHAIALNGLKVRETGDRCVSWLPLYHDMGLVGFFLTPMTCQLSVDMLPTREFARRPHVWLDLISRNRGTISYSPSFGYELCARRATSIELDLSSWRVAGIGGDMIRYHILEDFAQRFASAGFDSRAFTASYGMAEATLAISFAPLGSGIRTDTIDLRTLETRGEAVPSNDPARALRTFVICGEVLPRHELEVRDSNGRVLTDRKVGTVFVRGPSLMQGYFRRPQETARVVDADGWLNTGDLGYMLDGQVVVTGRAKDLIIINGRNIWPQDLEWSAETEISTLRSRDVAVFSVDENEGEKIVALVQCRASSPEARETLKTEAANLFRRQHGVDVSIILVPPHTLPQTSSGKLTRARAKAMLLSGAFQPLETSSVSVV; via the coding sequence ATGATAAGCCTCCCGACCCCCTCCGATTCTGGTCTGCCCCGTCGTTACGGCAATTTTCCGACGTTCCCGGCAGCACTGGATTATGCCGCCCAGGGCAAGAGCGGTTTCAACATATACTCGGGCAAGGGTGTCCTGCTTGAGGCGCTGCCGTACAGCACATTGCGCGAGCAGGCGATCGAGACAGGCAGACGCCTTCTCTCCCTTGGCCTTGAACCCGGGGACCGGGTGGCGATCGTGGCCGAAAGTGATGGTGATTTCGCCCGTATCTTCTTCGGCTGCCAGTATGCCGGCCTGGTACCGGCTCCCCTGCCCCTGCCCGTGGCCTTTGGCGGGCGTGAAGGCTATGTCGCAACGTTGCGGGGCATGATCGCGGGTGCCGCGGCGTCCGCCGTGGTCATTGCCGACATCATTGCCGGCTGGACAGATGAAATCACGGATGGGCTTGAGCTGAAATTCTCTGGCACGCCCGCCCGGCTGCTTGAAACACCGGTTACCGTTGACAGCCTGCCCACCGTCCGGCCGGATGACCTGTCTTACCTGCAGTTCTCCTCCGGCAGCACACGGTTCCCGATGGGCATCGCCGTCACGCAGCGCTCCGGCATGGCCAATGCCCATGCCATCGCCCTGAACGGGTTGAAAGTACGCGAGACGGGAGACCGCTGCGTCTCCTGGCTGCCGCTCTATCATGACATGGGACTCGTAGGGTTCTTCCTGACCCCCATGACGTGCCAACTGAGCGTGGACATGCTGCCCACGCGTGAATTCGCACGGCGCCCCCATGTATGGCTGGACCTGATCAGCCGCAACCGCGGCACGATTTCGTACAGCCCGTCCTTTGGCTACGAACTGTGTGCCCGGCGCGCCACATCGATCGAACTGGATCTCTCGTCCTGGCGGGTCGCGGGTATTGGCGGGGACATGATCCGCTATCATATCCTCGAAGATTTCGCACAGCGCTTTGCCTCCGCCGGCTTTGACAGCCGGGCCTTTACCGCAAGCTACGGCATGGCCGAGGCGACCCTTGCCATAAGCTTCGCGCCGCTTGGCTCGGGCATCCGTACCGATACGATCGACCTGCGCACCCTTGAAACGCGTGGCGAGGCGGTTCCCTCCAACGACCCCGCACGCGCACTGCGCACGTTTGTCATCTGTGGTGAAGTGCTGCCCCGCCACGAGCTTGAAGTCCGCGACAGCAACGGCCGCGTGCTGACTGACCGCAAAGTCGGCACCGTGTTCGTGCGGGGGCCAAGCCTGATGCAGGGTTATTTCCGCCGCCCGCAGGAAACCGCTCGCGTGGTGGATGCGGATGGCTGGCTCAATACCGGGGATCTGGGTTACATGCTGGACGGGCAGGTTGTCGTGACCGGGCGCGCCAAGGACCTGATCATCATTAACGGCCGCAATATCTGGCCGCAGGACCTGGAATGGTCCGCCGAAACGGAAATCAGCACCCTGCGCAGCCGGGACGTGGCCGTATTCTCGGTCGATGAGAACGAAGGCGAAAAGATCGTGGCCCTTGTTCAGTGCCGCGCCTCTTCCCCCGAAGCACGGGAAACGCTGAAGACCGAGGCCGCGAACCTGTTCCGGCGGCAGCACGGGGTGGATGTGTCCATCATTCTGGTCCCCCCCCATACCCTGCCCCAGACATCATCGGGCAAACTGACGCGGGCGCGGGCCAAGGCCATGCTGCTTTCAGGTGCTTTCCAGCCGCTGGAAACGTCATCCGTTTCGGTTGTCTGA